The DNA sequence tGCTTTTGATTAGAAATGTGTGTAATTTACAATTGAATAAAAGTCATGCTTAtctgatgaagaaaaaaatgcttGTAAGACAACACTTTGtgtataatttcaaaatcatgaaAGGAGGCGACAGGAAAGGACGGGCATGGACAACACTTACTTGTATGCTTTAAACACAAGATTCAAAGCATTTTTTCTAAAACGTCTTAAAAGATGCATGAATTAATGATTTCAAGAAATTTTCTGAATTATTGCAGAATTTAGTTCAAGGGCTTCCTTGTTTTTTCATTGCTTTAAAGGAAATGAAAAAGGGAAAACCTTAACGTAATTTTAGGATATAAAAGAATGAGGATTGATGCTATAATCTAATACTTCTTcacattttttcataaaatccTCAAGACGTTTGAAACATGAAaccataaaaaaaatataaaatatatggaaTTTATAATTTTGGTCACAGTCAGGATCAATCTTATATAAAAGATGCTtcaaatagaaaacaaaattgtgTGATACATTGAGTATAAAGATGTATGTAAtactaaaattattttgttcatattctGGATAGATTCCacaatttacataaataatttgattttaatatgctattgaaataaaatgagagatgatattataaaatgaataattaattccgttgaattaaaaaaatcagtGGCCAGTGCGTGTTTCGAACCTTCTATCTTTGGAGTAGGAGGGAGGTAAGTTACCGTTACGTCACTTTTCTAGTTAGTCACGTGACTAGCAACTTGCAGACGACAACAACCATAGTCGTTTTCTGTTCCGATTACAACATATTGTTGTCTATATCGGTACATATATTTCAAGACACcctattgttttaaaattattttatcaagcTGCTTTACTAATTCATTAAAGACTTTTCAGTGATCATATGCCTGTTGCCCCAGTTGTACATAGATACATTGACACCGGGGTAGGACTTTGTTGACAACTGAATTACTTATTTTTAATGACTGCAACAACCacctaaaaacaaaaatgataccGTAAAAATCTTCTTAATGTagcattaaaatacatgtatgtatttatggtCGATTGAAAGTTCTTTTCCGGCATCTGTTCGAACGACAGGCGATGTACGTCGGTACCTCCCTTGGTGTGGTGGCATGTTTACATCTAGTAAGTTTTCCAAAAACATCTCAAAATGCAGATAATATCTATGATCTTAGATCTATTCAAATCCTGATTTTCTCACTCTCGCTTCAGGGCATACCTAGTTCCGGGGTCATTACCACACGATGTTCTTGTGAGAAGTTTTGTCCAAGTACCGCTGCTCAATGTTAACAAAACgacgtttttagctcacctggctcaaagggccggtgagcttaagTCAttgcgcggcgtccgtccgtccgtccatcaacatttccttgtcctagagttctgcatggattctaaccaaatttgaccagaaagaTCCTTGAGGGATTGGGAACagggtttgtataaattttggccctgacccccaggggcaggaggggcgggtgCAATAAGGGAATTTTTTAAagccgatcggttaacaagctgaccaacaggcagccatctttggtTTTGATACTTGAACTTTTGCATCTATTTCTcagaagaacacaaatcctcctttcgggagtgcattagggctttccctgaccatgttcagatctacactgacagctcaaaagatggtgataatgttgcggcagcatgctgtacatctaatcactgttcctgtatccgactcccggatgttgcctccattttctctgcggaagcatgtgctatcggtctggcgcttgaccatatcgaagaacaccgcattgaaattTAAGAGGAAATCAtatctgttccgactctctttcggtcCTTCAGTCTTtgatccaaaatcttttgatccgaacatttcgataatctttacacttaatcctaaactgtccagtcggagagaccgcagagaggaagttgttctctctcggcttcgaactggacacacatattttacacattcctatctacaatgtattgaaagtggaggatcctcctacatgcatATGCAATGCATGTGATTCACCTCTCATaatggagcatattttagtgcactctatttattttaaatacatacGAGATAAGTTTTACGAAGTCTCTGACATGTATACTCTGTTCCATGTCgcgagacataatcgtattttcaataatttcaaataattcaatgttgcttgttacgagcatttccattggcttaaaaatttactttatcagcccataaaggaaaaaatggcgtcgccgtttgtaacgtcgcttctgattggctgagatgacggcgtaataatttcatagacaaaagagtcccaaaatgaattttaaatgttgaagagattatctttagtaaattgaattataaggattaatttgaatagattttttatgttatggagatataacacaaaaatctgagtgtactctcatcataaaccgcttcgcggtttattaagagtacactcagatttttgtgttatatctccataacataaaaaatctattcaagttaatccttaaagaGATCggcatttaaacaaaatatgaccGTTTTCTCATcttatcatcgtatcaactcaacatttcatcgtttcatcaatattgtgcatgagttttctcatgtggtttagccaaaactattgtATCCCATgcaactcttttttttttttttttttaaatcaccatttacaatctgtgttttatttcttacttgtttttttttttttttttttttcttttcttatcctgatcttttagatgcaatcattgtttatatgcctaacttgtagtttggccctaaatgaccttagttgtcggtTCCAAttgggacctagttgtgcaaattgcaaTTTTGGACGAAGCGGACTGGATGGCCGacagaccgccatcttgaattttgataattgaagtttacGCTATTTTCCCCTCatagtattgaagggatctgtctcaaatttaaaatattggtCCCCCTCTTTGACCCTAGTGGTAAATAATGATAAccgacaggcagccattttggattttgataactATGCTATAGCACAGGtacctggcacgaatttctaaccaacagtatatacctggtatattagtgtattatatgtatatatactgaaatagtatatatatatattctgttggttagaaattcgtaCCAGGTCCCCATGTTCTATTGTTTTTTAAGTTTGTTATGCTTTTCATTCATTCATAAGAAAATGCTAAATGATTTCTTATGTAGGATGTAATATGACTGATCAAAAGCTATCTTTAATTTTGACTTTTTATTGTGTGACTAAAGAAATCTAGCTTCCTCAAAATAAATCTGTAGTGTCTGCTTGGTCCCGAGTTATGCATATCCATATTGGAACAATGGCAGACAGTGGCCATATTGAATTTGACAGTTGAAGTGTGTTGCTGCTTAGCAGACTTAATTTTGAAGTTTCCCCATGTGTATTCAATTTTTTAAAggaataaaaaacaatttctcTATAATATGTGCAATACAGGGTGAATATTGCACCCACAATTTGAATGGTATttgtatgcatgtatatatgtaaattccgtctttgcatattacagagttagctcccttacaGACagatatcgattgttacgtcatagttttgtgagcacaattcacatTGATTGTTTTCTCCTAAAAGTATTATGTTgcactcacaaacacatgacgtcataatcaatacctacttgcaaggacagataactctgtaattagcaaatacagaatatatattgtatgtatgtaacagCTGGTACACATTTCTTGAATACAACAGATATATGTCTCATATATTTCAGATCATGAATCTGCtgttatgaaattaaaaaagaaaatgcatACAACAAAATACTGTTGAtactgttgatatttttattattattttactattaaacatatatacattaatgttaTTGTTGACTGTATTTGCTGATTTCACTTTCAATGTCCTTCATACTTTGTAAAACTGACAACAATTTATTCTCATCCATTTCAAATTGGACAACCTCGGTATTCTGAAAGGAGAAAAGATGTTAACAATTAAGAAAATGCTATCTCACGAATTAACCACACTCTACAGACAGTATCTACAATTTTACTTCATCTTCTATTCCAAAGGACCTATAGCTTTCCTAACTTCTGATTCCATAAACAGATTTTTTCCATAATACAACCTGTACATTTAAACATCGTAAAACCAACCAGTCCTTCACGCAATCTATAGCCCAAGATTACTACAGTTCGTGGGTATAAAGACCAAGTGATTAAGATGTCTCGGCATcttattaccacaagccctccacctctaaaTCACAGGTTTGAATGCCTTGAGGAGCAGTTGCAGGTGGCGCGGGTTGGTAGTTTGGGTTGGTAGTTTTTTTCGGGTACCCCTACTTTTTCTCacctaaacctggcacatccttaaaagaccctggctgttaatacttAAACTAATCACACTAAACCAAACCTACGGATTCCTTCATACAACAAATTACCAGCTAATTCTATATTTAAGGTGAGGCAATGGTTGTATTTGCTCCAGAAGTGACATATgacaaaagaattttttttcctGCATAGTCTTCTGCATTCACATAGTGTATCTAAAGCTTAGTAATTCATTCATACAACAAATATCTTCTATTGATTCCTTCACGCAACAAATTTAcactgaaatttcaaaatagaCTGGTTTTTGATTTGGTAAAGCTTAATTGTTCTTCAGTGATTGAATgagttaatacatgtatgtaatatatatgcaGCTTACCGATTCCTTAGTACACACCGGAGTAGCCTACTGTTCCCCAACTTAGCAAGCAAAGGATATTCAGTACTATACATTCAGGGAGAGTACATGTATCAGCGGAAGTGAACTGATCAAAACTCCTtcatatataacctacagttATTTGGATCTGTTGCAGTCTATGAAACTTGACAGATATGTTCGCGGTTGGAAAAagttacatatatactatagtTAAAGTGTAAAGTAATTGATAAAAAGCTACCTGGTACTGCAGTAGCAATTGTGCAATTATCTATATGAAACAAGAGAACAGTTAACATTGATGTAGACTCTTGAGAATTACTTGAATTCTTCTTATTTTACTAAAtttcttcttattttaattctgAATGTAAGCACTCATCATAATATTGGGTTGTGTAATGAAAAATTTGTAAGGGTAATCAGTACCTGTTCATACAATTTTTAGAAGTAATTGACAGATTTTAATGGGTATTTTACTTGTGTACTCGGCTTAACTGGAGCACTGtctttcaaaaattatttttattttcagagttgtaaaacaactttaaaacaaaatttaccaAAATAGCTTATCAATTAACTTCTGAATTCTCTCCAATGATAGATACTAGCCATTTCAACGCCATTTTCCTTACCTTGGTGCTGCCTCCTTGTAACTGTAATTCCATGATGGCAGTTGGTTCGTTTATCTGGTCCACATTTTTAGACTGTGATTTTACATCAATTCTCCATGACACTTGCTTTAAACCATTGTTCCAGTTGGTATTTACCACTAAAGTgtcatgtattttgtttttatgtgatCTCCAGAACTTTCTCAGGGCGTTAGCCTGATCTTCAGTGAGAGCTCCTTCACGTCTTTTCATTTGTGACACAACAAAAGCTTCCAATTGATTGAAATCCATGTCAGCAGATACCATATTCTGAaaccaaattttcaaaacattcaGTTTTATGCATCCTAATAATGTCACTCTAATGGTGCCATTTTAACAACATCAATGTAATGATGACATGCTAATATATTTAGTAATACATCATCCTAATGTCACTAATGATGATGTCCTAACAATGTCACTCTACTCTAATGATGCCTTCCTAATAATTTCACTCTAATGATGCCATCCAAATATCACTCTAATGATGCTATCCAAATATCACTTTAATGATTCTATCCAAATATCACTCTAATGATGCTATCCAAATATCACTCTAATGATGTCACCCTAATAATGTCACTCTAATGATGTCATCCTAATAATGTCACTCTAATGATGTCATCCTAATAATGTCACTCTAATGATGTCATCCTAATAATGTCACTTCTAATGATGTCATCCTAATAATGTCACTCTAATGATGCCATCCTAATAATGTCACTCTAATGATGTCACTCTAATGATGCCAACCTAATGATGTCATCCTAATAATGTCACTCTAATGATGCCAACCTAATGATGTCATCCTAATAATGTCACTCTAATGATGCCATCCTAATGTCACTCTAATGATGCCATCCTAATATCACTCTAATGATGCCATCCTAATAATGTCACTCTAATGATGTCATCCTAATAATGTCACTTCAATGATGTCATCCTAATAATGTCACTCTAATGATGCCATCCTAATAATGTCACTCTAATGATGTCATCCTAATAATGTCACTCTAATGATGCCATCCTAATAATGTCACTCTAATGATGCCATCCAAATAATGTCACTCTAATGATGCCATCCTAATTATGCCAACCTTATGATGTCATCCTAATAATGTCACTCTAATGATGCCATCCTAATGATGTCACTCTAATGATGTCATCCAAATAATGTCACTTTAATGATGTCAGCCTAATAAGGTCAAAGTAATTATGCCACCCTAATGTCACTCTAATGTAAATTCAATGATGTCATCCTAATAATGTCACTCTAATGATGTCACTCTactgatgatgtcataatgtcACTCTAATGATGTCATCCTAAAAATGTCACTTTAATGATGTCAGCCTAATAAGGTCAAAGTAATTATGCCACCCTAATGTCACTCTAATGTAAATTCAATGATGTCATCCTAATAATGTCACTCGAATGATGTCACTCTactgatgatgtcataatgtcACTCTAATGATTCCATCCTAATAATGTCACTTCAATAAGGGCTGTGGATTGTCTAACATGTGGCGATCCAATCCGATCCACGATTCAGGGTTGACGATTCACAGATCGGACCACAAATCACCAGTTAGATAGAAGCAAAAGATTCAATTgaagtaaaactgtttttattgataaatcaatactgctcttattttgataaatgtttgattgataataaaaccatttttagcagttttacattccttatcattAAGCAATATATAGAGTTACAGGGGAAGTACAGCAGGATTCGGTCACTGcaactgtaaaaaaaatcaaatcattgtaattttgaaatgacgtcatctCAAAAATACTACTGCACATCAATTATGGCATGAATCAAAACTCAAACCATCTGTGAActggtacactgtatataaattatcatggtaaggcataaatcactatatcaaacatttttactGTTACTTTTTtttggtcaaatacagaaaaacattgagattaagaaaaaaatgtttaaatctgtTTTAGGCCtatagtttttaattttaatcaggttatttatgattttgactcaTAATTAGCCTAGTTACTTTCGTTTTTGACATGGGGTCCACATCTACAGTACTCAGTAgcctaatataatatattcgtatttttacatatttccgacccataatgaaaacaaaatcaatatataatctCTTTACATCTCTAGaattcaataattatgttttatcgttattattattattaaggattataatcttttacatctcTAGAAATCAACAAAATTGCATCGAAGCGTGGATAggaaaataacatgttgctagctttacttcacgcagctcttgtgtacttccagtctacttcaaagtgaaaacattgatgatattcagattttattgtacattccttcacatttttgagCTATGACAGCATTAAATAAGGTATTGctttttgcttttgaaagatcgcgatccacaaatatcaggagtaacgaatattcgtatccgatctttctcaatacttcgtgaatactcgagtactcggaatactcgttacagccctaacTTCAATGATGTCATCCTAATAATGTCACTCTAACGATGCCATCCTAATGATGTCACTCTAATGATGCCGTCCTAATAATGTCACTCTAATGATGACATCCTAATGTCACTTTAATGATGTCATCCTAATAATGTCACTTTAATGATGTCATCCTAATAAGTTCAAAGTAATTATGCCATCCTAATGTCACTCTAAAGATGCCATTCTTAAGATGTCACTCtaattatgatgttataatgtCACTCTAATAATGACATCCTTATGTCACTCTAATGTCTTTAGTAATGACAGAAACATATGtgcataatatatgtttctggataTGATGCTATCCTAATGACATCACCAATGATGCCACAATTATAACATCACTCAGCTCTCTCTCTTTAATGATATCACTCTAGTAAAGTCATTCTAAAGATGAAATCCTATTAATCTGTAGCCCTGATAATTTTTGTGATGTCACGGCAAAGAGATAGATTTACCAATGCAACTTTGGATTCATGTGTTTGTATTTGTAATGGTCCATTCCGGTCCTAATGGGCGtgtttatttacaaaattacCGATCGGTTTACCTTCATTAACCCAGAGAATCTGGATACAAGTCTAGTAAATTCTTCATCACTCATATCAGGATATATCTGGCTCTTAAGGAATTCGTCTGTAATCTCATCTTCTTTGTAGTA is a window from the Argopecten irradians isolate NY unplaced genomic scaffold, Ai_NY scaffold_0458, whole genome shotgun sequence genome containing:
- the LOC138312755 gene encoding COMM domain-containing protein 1-like translates to MEAAILSSRSEYILNQSDFRETPSRSHESKMAEETKNTIALLNGLARRTYYKEDEITDEFLKSQIYPDMSDEEFTRLVSRFSGLMKNMVSADMDFNQLEAFVVSQMKRREGALTEDQANALRKFWRSHKNKIHDTLVVNTNWNNGLKQVSWRIDVKSQSKNVDQINEPTAIMELQLQGGSTKNTEVVQFEMDENKLLSVLQSMKDIESEISKYSQQ